The following proteins come from a genomic window of Leucoraja erinacea ecotype New England chromosome 1, Leri_hhj_1, whole genome shotgun sequence:
- the atoh8 gene encoding transcription factor atoh8, with protein sequence MRTSENLEVADWKKLCVRGIGTIKRLKRKSRDVLRDGEMEKIYRVEPDPLIARLAQSNGAVRDASSCRDLRADDAVDLRRMVPIVCMPDGGGGGGGEGGRGGEDEGPGPESPATGRGKPARRPPPSQALSFEPLALAEPPTLLPRIVLCQRSPETSYTPIPHDCYSPTPGTRPGDTSNAPTEIKAIQQTRRLLANARERSRVHTISAAFEALRKQVPCYSYGQKLSKLAILRIACNYILSLATLADLDYSSDHSNMSFAECVEQCTKTLQAEGRSKKRKE encoded by the exons ATGAGGACTTCGGAAAACCTGGAGGTGGCTGACTGGAAGAAACTGTGTGTCCGAGGGATCGGGACAATCAAGAGGCTGAAAAGGAAAAGCCGGGACGTCCTGAGAGACGGCGAGATGGAGAAAATCTACCGCGTTGAGCCGGACCCTTTGATCGCCCGCTTAGCCCAGAGCAACGGCGCTGTCCGGGACGCCAGCTCTTGCAGGGACTTGCGGGCTGATGATGCTGTGGATTTGCGCAGGATGGTGCCGATAGTCTGCATGCCGgacggtggaggtggaggtggaggggaaggggggaggggaggtgaggatgaGGGTCCCGGGCCCGAGTCTCCAGCCACGGGTCGCGGCAAGCCGGCTCGGCGACCTCCCCCGTCCCAAGCGCTCTCCTTTGAGCCGCTGGCGTTGGCGGAGCCGCCGACTCTGTTGCCCCGTATCGTTCTGTGTCAGCGCTCTCCCGAGACCTCCTACACCCCCATCCCGCACGACTGCTACAGCCCGACTCCCGGGACACGGCCCGGGGACACTTCGAATGCACCCACCGAGATAAAAGCCATCCAGCAGACCAGGAGGTTGCTTGCTAACGCCCGGGAGAGAAGCAGAGTCCACACCATCAGCGCTGCCTTCGAAGCCCTAAGGAAACAG GTTCCTTGCTATTCCTACGGACAGAAGCTGTCGAAGTTGGCGATCCTGAGGATAGCGTGTAATTACATCCTGTCCCTGGCCACGCTGGCTGACCTCGACTACAGCTCTGATCACAGCAACATGAGCTTCGCCGAGTGCGTGGAGCAATGCACCAAGACATTGCAGGCAGAGGggagatcaaagaagaggaag